TTTTGGCAATAGATGTACACCCGATGATCCGTATGGCCCGTGTATGGTGGGACATGAAGGAACTTGTAGGATTAGGGCCGAGGGCATGGATCTTGAACAATGAATCTTGGAAATGAGAACTACTGTTTTTCCAGTTGACGTAGTTCTTCTCTTGTGTTTGCATTCTTGAAGCTGTCCAAATACGGGTCTACTTGTCTTAGGATTTCTACAGAGATGAAAAGTACATCTTCCAGTGCGTTCACAAGGTTCCTCATTTTGAGAGACCGACTGGCAAGCAGTTTCTTTGCTGCAGGTATCGCTGATGCTGTCTTGTATAGTGAATGGAGCGGCTCGATGTAACCAGAAGACCAGCGTGGTACGACCGCATCATGATTGTTGTGAAGTTTGAGAACTAGTTCAACGAGAGCCGGTTTGAGCAGCGGTGTGTCAATTGGGAGCAAATGACAGAACTGTTTCTGACAGGCTTTGAAGGCAGCTAGAGATGCAGTGAGTGGGCAGCTAGGGTAACCCTTTGGATCAAGAACTGTCGGAACATTTCCAATAAGTGGCTGGATTTGCTGCTTCTGTTCATTATTCGATACGACAACAAATACTGAATTGGAGGTTTTTCTTGCAATTCCAATCATATGTGAGATGAGTGGTTCTTCGTGAAATTCCGCTAATGACTTATTGCTACGAAATCTATTGGATTGTCCTCCACATAGTATTGCAAGACAAATATCTTCCATTTTGGTTCCCCCGAGTTGGAGCACAATCAGTCATTGATTGAATGTACGGATTTAGATTAAGGCACATTTCCTGGGTATCTAAGAGAAGCGATTATCTTCCTTATATTTTCCTCCGGGGTTAGTCTCGGGCTGTAAGGTATTCATCTATCATAGCTGAGATTTGCCCATCGGTATAGTGCTGTGAGGTTATGGCTCCATTTGGGCATGCCGCTGTACAGGTTCCACAGCCTTTGCAGAGTGCAGGATTCACTTCTGCATGGTTTCTTTCATTTGCTGCTATTGCATTGTATGGACAAACTGAAATGCACATGTGGCACCCTGCGCATTTATCTTCATCAACAACGGAGTAGTACGGCTCTAGAGTTATCTTGCCCCTCCCCATAAGTGCCATTGCTCCAGAAGCAGCTCCCTTTGCCTGTGCTACCGTATCTGGAATGTCTTTTGGTCCCTGCGCCATGCCTGCAATGAAAATCCCGTCACCAAAAGTCTCCACGGGACGTAGTTTCGGATGTGCTTCCAGAAGGAATCCATCAGGCGATCTACTCAGGTTCAGCGCCTTGGCGACTTTATCTACGGATTCGGGTGCGACGATACCCGTTGATAGGACTACCAAATCGATATCCTCGAGTTCCATTGGTTTGCTGAGGAGAGTGTCTTCACCCCGAACTATCAGGTTGTACGTCTCATCATCTTGCTGAATTTCTCCTACACGCCCACGGATGAAATTTACTCCTGCTTCAGCAGTTTCTTCATAGAATTCTTCATAGCCTTTTCCAAAGGTTCGCAAATCGATATAGAAGATGTATATGTCGGCTCCAGTTTTGTCTCTAAGCATCCGTGCCTGTTTGATAGCAGTCATACAGCAAACTCGAGAGCAGTATTGGTTTGTTTGTTGATCCCGACTCCCGACGCACTGTATGTACACAATCTTTTCTGGCTCAGCCAAGTCAGATGGCCGGACAACATGTCCTTGGGTAGGGCCTGAGGAGCTTAGCATCCGCTCGACTTCCATGATGTTGACAACGTTGGGAAACTCCAGATAGCCGTATTCTTGCTTCTGAGTCGCATCGAATACATTGTATCCCGTTGTTACGACGATGGTTCCCACCGTAAACTCAATCAGTTTCTCTTTGTCATCATAGTTGATAGCTTCAGCTTCACATTCGTCCTGACACTTTCCACATCGCACGACATCTACTCCCAGACAGCTATCCATATCTAAAACGTATGCAGAAGGAACAGATTGTGCGAAGGGAACGTAAATCGCATTCCTATATGTTAGATTAGCATCAAAATCTGCTGGAACATCAACTGGACAAACTTCCGCACAATCTCCACATGAGGTACATTTCTCAACATCAACATATCTTGGCCTTTGCTTCACAGTTACCTCAAAGTTGCCTACATAACCATCAACCTTCTCAACTTCAGCCATCGTGATTAGTTCGATGTTCGGATGTGCTTCTACCTCGGCCATTCTGGGTGTGAGAATGCAGGAGGAACAATCAAGCGTTGGAAAGGTTTTATCTATTCTTGCCATGTTTCCGCCAATGCTGGGTTCTTTTTCAATCAAGTAGACCTTGAATCCACCGTTGGCTAAATCTAGGGCGGCTGATATCCCTGCGATGCCGGCTCCAACAACCATTGTTGCTTTCTCGATTTCGACCTCGGGTTCTTCCAATGGTTCAAGGAGTCTATCTCTGGCTATAGCCATTCTCACGAGATCTATAGCTTTCTCTGTTGCTGCTTCAGGCTCATCAGCATGTATCCAGCTATTATGTTCCCGAATATTCGCTATTTCCAGCTTGTAAGGATTGAGGCCTGCGTTTCTCATGGTCTCTCTAAAAGTACGTTCGTGCATTCTTGGAGAACACGCTGCTATGACAACCCGGTCAAGCTGCTCTTCCTTTATCCGGTCCGTGATGATTTTTTGCCCCGGCTTAGAGCAAACATACTTGTAATCTTCAGCGTGGACTACATTTGGTAGATCCTTGACTTCCTCTACGACCTTCTCGACGTCCACAACACCGGCAATGTTGCTACCACAATGGCAAATGAATACTCCAATTCTTTTCTCAGGCATTGCATTCTCCTCGTCTGCGTATGGGCAAGTTCTGTTACGATCAGACATTATCCTTTAATCATGTGGCTATCTTGCCACTCCCAGATTATCAGCGTTGGATTGACTTTAGATAATAAATTGTTACGGATTGGGGGCCTACAAAACCTATAAAGGAATTTGAAAGAAATTACGGAATCATGAACGACTATCAATTGATTGGCCCGCTCATTCTGTTCTTCTCGGCTGCCGATTTGCTTCTGCATATTGTACTGGATTTCAGGAAGATGCAAACGCCTCGGAGGTACAGTGATACAGCAAACGATGTTGAAACTCCAAAAACAGCTCTTGGCGCTGCAACATTATCCACACTTCTTTTGTTTTCCATCGTGTTCTTGCTTTCCGTTGGGTGGTTCGTTCTTCCAGTCAATGATTTTCTCGGTTTGATTCGTTTCATTCGACCCGGGCTGATGCTGGAATTCACAGGTCTGTTTCTGTTTTGTGGAGGTGTCCTCCTCAATGGTTGGTCGCGGTTTGTACGGAAAAATATGGCCTCCTCGTGGGACATGACTGATAATCACCGTTTGGTTACGACAGGTCCATATGGGTGGATCCGTCATCCATCCTATAGTTCGTACCTGATTTGTATCCTAGGTGTAAACTTCCTTCTCCCCTCTGTATTGTCAATCCTGCTTCTTATAGGCATCCCAGCTTACTATAGTATCTCACTGCACGAAGAGGAACTTCTAATCTCGCAATTTGGAGATGAATACCGCCAATATATGCAACAAACTGGGCGTTTCATACCCCGTGTATAGAGTATTAACAATTGATAAGGTGTTTCTGAATACCTTTTATCCGCCACCAAAGAGATAAAAAGAGTGCATTATGCCGAAACTTTGAGCTACGATGCCCGGCAAGGTATGGACCTATATTTCTGAGAAGCTGGACACTGAAGGCGCCCTTCACTTCTCACTACTCGATCCAGATCCTCTGAAGATGACAACCGAGAAATGCGTTGAATTGGCGACAATTGCTGAGGATGCAGGTACCGACGCGATAATGATTGGTGGCAGTACCATATTTGGATTGGTCGACCCGGCTGTGAAAGCCATAACCGAATCCATAGACATTCCTACAATTCTCTTCCCGGGTAACATTACTGGCGTATCCGAATATGCCGATGCGATGTTTTTCATGAGCCTTCTAAACAGTACAAACCCGTACTGGATTATAGGGGCGCAGGCATTGGGTGCTGGTAAAGTCAGATTGTCTGGTATTGAGACCATTCCTATGGGTTATCTTCTCATCGAACCTGGAAAAACTGCGGCGTGGGTCGGTGATGCCAAATGCTTCCCCCGTGATAAACCGAAACTCGTCCTGATGTATGCATTAGCAGCCCAGTTCATGGGTTTCAAACTGGTATACCTCGAGGCCGGAAGTGGTGCAGAAGGTGGAGGCGTACCATCTGAGGTAATTCAAACTGTTGATCAGTATTGTGAACTGCCAATCATCACTGGTGGTGGTTGCAATGATGCAGAATCAGCAGTAAGACTGGTAGAAGCTGGTGCATCAATTGTCGTCCAAGGCACTTACATCGAAGAAAACTGCCCTGAAGACGGCGGTGAAGGACTAAGTTCAATCATCGATGCCCTCAAAAATGCAGCTTCGGACCGGGTATGAGGTTCAAGCTGGTCATACTTAAATACCGTGAATATGTGAAACAATCCCAGATGCATCGGGAGGATTCAGAAGCTTGTCTGCTAAGACCGAAATGCTCAGAGAACTGCTCGAGGACTTAAGCCGTGCCTCCCAAGGCAATATTGAAGCTAGCACTATCATTTCTAGATCCCAGGGGCTTCCCATTTACAGTTGGTTCCCGGAGGATCCGCCTGATAACGTACCTGCAGAAGATGTCATTGCTGGGCGATCTATGCAAATCCAGATGGAAACCCGAAAGGTGTTCAAAGAACTGGAACGCGGCTCCCTTGTACGAATGCTTATCGAAGGTGATAATGGCTATACTATCATCTGTGGAGCGGGCGATGACGCGATTCTGGCCGTGTTGACCAATAAGAGGGTCAATCTTGGATATCTATTCTTCATGATGAGTCGAATAGCAAAAGGAATAGAATCAGCCCTTGCATAGAAAACCCTATTCCGCAATTCTTTAATTGCAAGTACAAGCTTGTTTTCTGTAAGTCGACTTCTTGAACGGTGGCTATTATGTCAGAAGAAGAAAAGAGTAATGCAAATCAGAAGGAGGAACAGGAAGAGAAAGAGGAAGAGGACGAGTGGGCTAAGTGGAAAGAAGCTGGGATAGTGGCCAGAGACGCTTTAGACATTGCTCGTGACATGATTGAACCCGGTGCAAAAGTGCTTGATATTGTAGAAGCTGTTGAAGGGCACATTTTGAAGCATGCCAGCGGTGTATCTTTCCCATGTAACGTAGCCATCAACAATGTAGCTGCCCACTACACTTCTCCTCTGGAGGATGAAACCGTCATAGAAGAAGGCGATCTTGTTACGGTCGACTGTGGAGCGCACATCGATGGTTGTATCTCGGATTCTGCTTTCACGGTAGCACTGAATCCCGACCATGATGATTTGGTTCAGGCTTCAGTGGATGCCACCAATACTGCTATCAAGATGTTTCGACCAGGTGCCAAGCTCAATAGCATTGGGGCCCTCATCGAACAGACGATTGAGGATGCAGGTTTCAAGCCTGTGAAGCAGCTGACAGGACATCAGCTGAGAGAATATGAGCTCCATGCTGAGAAGCAGGTCCCGTGTGTTTCAGGGAAATCCGAGGTCAAAGTTGAAGCAGGAGAAATGTATGCAATAGAAACTTTCGCGAGTACGGGAGCTGGCAATGTCACTGATGGTCCTGATGCCTACATCTACCAGCTCTTGCCAATACGTGTCCCTGTACGGTTCCGTGGATCCAAGCAATTCTTGGCAATCGCACGTCGCGACTATGGCGAGTTCCCATTCGCAAAACGCTGGTTGGCCAAAGAAATGAAGCATGCAGCTCTTGAGATGGCAATCAGAGAACTGGAGAAGAATAATGTGCTCATTGGTCACAATGTTCTATCTGAGAAAGAAGGCGAACTTGTTTCTCAGCATGAACATACTATAATCGTGACTGAGGATGGCTACATACAAACCACCTAGCCTCTCAAAAAACCTGGCATCAGAAGATATCCTCTTGTTCTAGATATCACTTCTACAAGAATGGCTACGCATGCCATTATCTTCCGGTGCATGCTGGCCCATCAGGTCTTTCAAAACGGCCGCAATCCAGCTTCAGCTGAATCGTTTGCAGAGACTATCTGAAATGTAGAGCTAGCGTCTGCCTGGCCTGTTACTCCAGTCTATTTTTATCATCTCGGGCGGGAACCCCAGATCCGAAAGCACATCTTCAATCCTACCTCGATGATCACCTTGCAATTCAATATGACCATGTTTGGCAGCACCTCCACACGCCAACTTACTCTTTAGCTGTGAAGAAAGATCGTCGAGATCAACTGCCTTATCAAATCCAGACAGCACCGTATACATGCGACCCCATTTTCGTCGCTCGACATCTACTTTGATTTGTGCCTCTTCTTGTGCAATGGTTTCGCAAACGCACAAGTCTCGAGGGAGCCCACAATTCGGACATATACCGCCTTCGTCTTCGCTCAGTAAAAATTCCACCTTCATTGTTAGGTTCTTATTCAGTTGTGTGTTTACGCGTAACCCTCCCATATAAGTGCTACCAACTACTAAAGGTACTACCCATGACTGACAGGATTCTGATTGCTGATGCTCTAGCAGCCGGGTCCGGAAAACGGACAAGTTCACGGGATTCTATAGGCTGCGGCCCGAGAGCAGTTGCAGGGGTGTTTGAGAAACACAGTATTCCCTGCAGGATCATGCGTGCTGAGGATTTACTTCAGAAACCGTCTCGGATGAAGAGATTTTCTCATTTTGCCATTTCTGCCATGACCATGGATTTGCCGGCTACAGAGTCTCTTATCGGATTATGGCGGTATCGACAACCAGAAGGCAAGGTCGTCTTGGGGGGGCCCATTGCACAGGGAAAGGAGAGTATCCTCGAATCCCTGAAACCTGACGTGTTGGTCCTAGGAGAAGGTGAAGCCACACTTGATACACTGCTCTCCGCTGGATTCCTTGAGGATTCGGTTTCATTATCGTCGATACAGGGAATCGGCTATGTGGACGAAAGCGGGCCATTCCTCACAGAGCAACGACCTCCCCTTTCTGAGCGAGATTTATCCGAAACATATACTCCTTCGACAGTGCGGATAGTTGACTACGAAACCTATCCAGCCGCCAAGGTCTACGTAGAGACAATTCGCGGGTGCTCCAACTTCAATCGAGCCCGGATTCAACTTCCAGATGGCAGAAGATGTTCTGAGTGTGGGAACTGTGCTTCGGAGAACTTACAGGATCGAATGTATTGCCCTGAAGATATCCCACCCGGGTGCGGATTTTGTAGTGTACCTTCGGTATGGGGGCCTCCTAGGAGCCGGTCGATTGACGCGATAGTGCAAGAGATTGAGGAGCTGCTTGATCTGGGAGTTCATAGGATTGTTCTCGAGGCTCCTGGCTTCTTGGACTATAAGCGAGGCAGCTACCCGCTAACAAATCCATGTAGTCCACCACCGAATCTCGAGGCTATATCCGAACTTCTGACCCGTTTAGCAACCCTTCAACAGTTTGAGAATGGGACTGCTCACCTGAGTATTGAGAACATCAAGGCTTGCCTGTTTGATGAAGAGGTTACAGAAGTTCTTGCGCACACGGTTCCCGAAACTTCTCCCAATATTGGGCTTGAGACTGGTTCCGAAGAACATCGGCAGAGAATCGGTAAATGCGGCACAGTATACGGTGTACTTCGCGCTGTTGAAACAGCTTCTGAATATGGCCTCAATCCGTATGTTTACTTCATTTACGGATTGCCCGGCGAAACGGAAGAGACCGTCAGAGA
The window above is part of the Candidatus Lokiarchaeota archaeon genome. Proteins encoded here:
- a CDS encoding NTP transferase domain-containing protein, whose amino-acid sequence is MEDICLAILCGGQSNRFRSNKSLAEFHEEPLISHMIGIARKTSNSVFVVVSNNEQKQQIQPLIGNVPTVLDPKGYPSCPLTASLAAFKACQKQFCHLLPIDTPLLKPALVELVLKLHNNHDAVVPRWSSGYIEPLHSLYKTASAIPAAKKLLASRSLKMRNLVNALEDVLFISVEILRQVDPYLDSFKNANTREELRQLEKQ
- a CDS encoding 4Fe-4S dicluster domain-containing protein, with translation MPEKRIGVFICHCGSNIAGVVDVEKVVEEVKDLPNVVHAEDYKYVCSKPGQKIITDRIKEEQLDRVVIAACSPRMHERTFRETMRNAGLNPYKLEIANIREHNSWIHADEPEAATEKAIDLVRMAIARDRLLEPLEEPEVEIEKATMVVGAGIAGISAALDLANGGFKVYLIEKEPSIGGNMARIDKTFPTLDCSSCILTPRMAEVEAHPNIELITMAEVEKVDGYVGNFEVTVKQRPRYVDVEKCTSCGDCAEVCPVDVPADFDANLTYRNAIYVPFAQSVPSAYVLDMDSCLGVDVVRCGKCQDECEAEAINYDDKEKLIEFTVGTIVVTTGYNVFDATQKQEYGYLEFPNVVNIMEVERMLSSSGPTQGHVVRPSDLAEPEKIVYIQCVGSRDQQTNQYCSRVCCMTAIKQARMLRDKTGADIYIFYIDLRTFGKGYEEFYEETAEAGVNFIRGRVGEIQQDDETYNLIVRGEDTLLSKPMELEDIDLVVLSTGIVAPESVDKVAKALNLSRSPDGFLLEAHPKLRPVETFGDGIFIAGMAQGPKDIPDTVAQAKGAASGAMALMGRGKITLEPYYSVVDEDKCAGCHMCISVCPYNAIAANERNHAEVNPALCKGCGTCTAACPNGAITSQHYTDGQISAMIDEYLTARD
- a CDS encoding geranylgeranylglyceryl/heptaprenylglyceryl phosphate synthase, whose protein sequence is MPGKVWTYISEKLDTEGALHFSLLDPDPLKMTTEKCVELATIAEDAGTDAIMIGGSTIFGLVDPAVKAITESIDIPTILFPGNITGVSEYADAMFFMSLLNSTNPYWIIGAQALGAGKVRLSGIETIPMGYLLIEPGKTAAWVGDAKCFPRDKPKLVLMYALAAQFMGFKLVYLEAGSGAEGGGVPSEVIQTVDQYCELPIITGGGCNDAESAVRLVEAGASIVVQGTYIEENCPEDGGEGLSSIIDALKNAASDRV
- a CDS encoding type II methionyl aminopeptidase, translated to MSEEEKSNANQKEEQEEKEEEDEWAKWKEAGIVARDALDIARDMIEPGAKVLDIVEAVEGHILKHASGVSFPCNVAINNVAAHYTSPLEDETVIEEGDLVTVDCGAHIDGCISDSAFTVALNPDHDDLVQASVDATNTAIKMFRPGAKLNSIGALIEQTIEDAGFKPVKQLTGHQLREYELHAEKQVPCVSGKSEVKVEAGEMYAIETFASTGAGNVTDGPDAYIYQLLPIRVPVRFRGSKQFLAIARRDYGEFPFAKRWLAKEMKHAALEMAIRELEKNNVLIGHNVLSEKEGELVSQHEHTIIVTEDGYIQTT
- the yciH gene encoding stress response translation initiation inhibitor YciH is translated as MKVEFLLSEDEGGICPNCGLPRDLCVCETIAQEEAQIKVDVERRKWGRMYTVLSGFDKAVDLDDLSSQLKSKLACGGAAKHGHIELQGDHRGRIEDVLSDLGFPPEMIKIDWSNRPGRR
- a CDS encoding radical SAM protein translates to MTDRILIADALAAGSGKRTSSRDSIGCGPRAVAGVFEKHSIPCRIMRAEDLLQKPSRMKRFSHFAISAMTMDLPATESLIGLWRYRQPEGKVVLGGPIAQGKESILESLKPDVLVLGEGEATLDTLLSAGFLEDSVSLSSIQGIGYVDESGPFLTEQRPPLSERDLSETYTPSTVRIVDYETYPAAKVYVETIRGCSNFNRARIQLPDGRRCSECGNCASENLQDRMYCPEDIPPGCGFCSVPSVWGPPRSRSIDAIVQEIEELLDLGVHRIVLEAPGFLDYKRGSYPLTNPCSPPPNLEAISELLTRLATLQQFENGTAHLSIENIKACLFDEEVTEVLAHTVPETSPNIGLETGSEEHRQRIGKCGTVYGVLRAVETASEYGLNPYVYFIYGLPGETEETVRESIRIMRKLHEAGARRIILYGFRPLPGSAFESFSGPQMDHSLTRELRKEAARINRSEKKSYVGKTVRGVAAEPSWSRHGFTMVYPLGEGPIMTVQGGFTSGTVLDVRITEILSENLLAGEVVRS